A DNA window from Sphingomonas profundi contains the following coding sequences:
- a CDS encoding homogentisate 1,2-dioxygenase: MRRLVIAGCLALAAPAAQAADAPCPAVPAPPPAGMEAWARKTGFPPFATAGTSAAAAVTIPIGEARGLFLQEAAVRYPVPPAKPAPAQTRGGIAAFDVPTAGIYRVALDAGAWVDVVRDGKALPSIAHAHGPACSGIRKMVDFRLEQGRHLLQIAGNPTPTIRLMVSPVR, from the coding sequence ATGCGGCGTCTTGTGATTGCGGGCTGCCTCGCCCTCGCCGCGCCGGCCGCGCAAGCGGCGGACGCGCCGTGCCCGGCCGTACCTGCGCCGCCGCCCGCCGGCATGGAGGCGTGGGCGCGCAAGACCGGCTTTCCGCCGTTCGCCACCGCCGGCACCAGCGCGGCGGCCGCCGTGACCATCCCGATCGGCGAGGCGCGCGGGCTGTTCCTGCAGGAGGCCGCCGTCCGCTACCCGGTGCCACCCGCCAAGCCGGCGCCGGCGCAGACGCGCGGCGGCATCGCGGCGTTCGACGTGCCGACGGCCGGCATCTACCGCGTCGCGCTGGACGCGGGTGCGTGGGTGGACGTGGTGCGGGACGGCAAGGCGCTCCCCTCCATCGCCCATGCCCATGGCCCGGCCTGCTCGGGCATCCGCAAGATGGTCGACTTCCGGCTGGAACAGGGGCGCCATCTGCTCCAGATCGCCGGCAACCCGACACCGACGATCCGGCTGATGGTCTCGCCGGTGCGGTGA
- a CDS encoding aromatic ring-hydroxylating oxygenase subunit alpha, with protein sequence MKPAVAERISEQVRYELGRDHYPEGFPALPEIPGGRYTDDAFYALEIEHLWKKSWLCAIRADEIAKPGQYKLFERLGLSIIIARAADGTINAMHNACRHRGAPIVAGDGKGNLLVCRYHAWCYDLKGRLVRVPEEHDFGDLDKAERSLLPVRCDTWDGWVFINLDPAARPLREDLGVLSEDLAPLQMADLRIKGRLTYRIECNWKAALDAFLEAYHVKAIHPQTVAMLLDAKGTAISLLAGGHTRMALPKRFNTKGGTWGTDAEPYDIPTVPGVFRENNLAYGLFPNMVSPFDSAGFPFISFWPVSKGVCECELIFVGAGDEAETAENSEYWQTFLENYDKIQMEDFQFLAGIQRSLESGAFTGMKLCYQERRIYWMHEEFDRRIGVERIPPALRVAQVLEPFVVG encoded by the coding sequence ATGAAGCCGGCGGTCGCAGAGCGCATCAGCGAGCAGGTTCGCTACGAACTGGGGCGCGATCACTATCCCGAGGGCTTTCCCGCGCTGCCGGAGATACCCGGCGGCCGCTACACCGACGATGCCTTCTACGCGCTGGAGATCGAGCATCTGTGGAAGAAGAGCTGGCTCTGCGCGATCCGCGCCGACGAGATCGCGAAGCCCGGTCAGTATAAGCTGTTCGAGCGGCTGGGCCTCTCGATCATCATCGCGCGCGCGGCGGACGGCACGATCAACGCGATGCACAATGCCTGCCGGCATCGCGGCGCGCCGATCGTGGCGGGCGACGGCAAGGGCAATCTGCTGGTCTGCCGCTATCACGCATGGTGCTACGATCTGAAGGGCCGGCTGGTGCGCGTGCCCGAGGAGCATGATTTCGGCGACCTCGACAAGGCCGAGCGCAGCCTGCTGCCGGTGCGCTGCGATACGTGGGACGGCTGGGTGTTCATCAACCTGGACCCGGCCGCGCGGCCGCTGCGCGAGGATCTTGGCGTGCTGAGCGAGGATCTGGCGCCGCTGCAGATGGCCGACCTGCGGATCAAGGGACGGCTGACCTACCGCATCGAATGCAACTGGAAGGCCGCGCTGGACGCGTTCCTGGAAGCGTACCACGTGAAGGCGATCCATCCGCAGACGGTGGCGATGCTGCTGGACGCCAAGGGCACGGCCATCTCGCTGCTGGCCGGTGGCCACACGCGCATGGCGCTGCCCAAGCGGTTCAACACCAAGGGCGGCACCTGGGGCACCGATGCCGAGCCCTACGACATACCGACCGTGCCGGGCGTGTTCCGCGAGAACAACCTCGCCTACGGCCTCTTCCCGAACATGGTGAGCCCATTCGATTCGGCGGGGTTCCCGTTCATCTCCTTCTGGCCCGTCTCCAAGGGCGTGTGCGAGTGCGAGCTGATCTTCGTCGGCGCCGGCGACGAGGCGGAGACCGCCGAGAACTCGGAATATTGGCAGACCTTCCTGGAGAATTACGACAAGATCCAGATGGAGGACTTCCAGTTTCTCGCCGGCATCCAGCGATCGCTGGAATCGGGCGCGTTCACCGGCATGAAGCTCTGCTACCAGGAACGCCGCATCTACTGGATGCACGAGGAGTTCGACCGGCGCATCGGCGTGGAGCGCATCCCGCCCGCGCTGCGCGTGGCGCAGGTGCTGGAGCCGTTCGTCGTCGGCTGA
- a CDS encoding TetR/AcrR family transcriptional regulator — translation MTIPPALRLVAAAPRRPYARTFEARRERILACAWEMIAERGGDGFSLAELGERAGVAVRTIYNAFTDRDGVVAQAVATHYRSLFGDPAAELAESRSLAESLAMIDTVVAEIVRVRGWAITGAQMYFSARTSPRIVDSLRAMPLLILKGWLRSAEADRRQLALLGREEVMRSFANAQWALTSDWAAGRIDVAELAQAMKRNLIVLALAFGTTAGRAEGRRLGALLA, via the coding sequence ATGACGATCCCGCCCGCCCTGCGGCTGGTGGCGGCCGCCCCCCGCCGGCCCTATGCGCGCACCTTCGAGGCGCGGCGGGAGCGCATCCTGGCCTGCGCGTGGGAGATGATCGCGGAGCGCGGCGGCGACGGCTTCAGCCTGGCGGAACTGGGCGAGCGGGCCGGCGTGGCGGTGCGGACGATCTACAACGCCTTCACCGATCGCGACGGGGTGGTCGCGCAGGCGGTGGCGACGCACTATCGCTCGCTGTTCGGCGATCCGGCGGCGGAGCTGGCGGAGAGCCGGTCGCTGGCTGAATCGCTGGCGATGATCGACACCGTCGTCGCCGAGATCGTGCGCGTGCGCGGCTGGGCGATCACCGGCGCGCAGATGTATTTCTCCGCCCGCACCAGCCCCCGGATCGTCGACTCGCTGCGGGCGATGCCGCTGCTGATCCTGAAGGGCTGGCTGCGATCGGCCGAGGCGGACCGTCGCCAGCTGGCGCTGCTGGGGCGGGAGGAGGTGATGCGCAGCTTCGCCAACGCGCAGTGGGCGCTGACCAGCGACTGGGCGGCCGGCCGCATCGACGTGGCCGAGTTGGCGCAGGCGATGAAGCGCAACCTGATCGTGCTGGCGCTCGCCTTCGGCACCACGGCTGGCCGCGCCGAGGGGCGGCGGCTTGGCGCGCTGCTGGCCTGA
- the tssM gene encoding type VI secretion system membrane subunit TssM, producing the protein MTSLKSLAANRWFWRVLGALVLGLLIWFVGPLIAIGGWMPLGWWPVTLFFALLPVVLVGFFWWWGRRQAARKNAQLVDALAPPPAGDRPELEAKLSEALGMLRATKVGKRGAYLYQLPWYAIIGPSGAGKTTALLNSGLGFPTAVAGEYRALRGQPNTPNCDWWFTDEAVLIDTAGRYVTQEAGSQDAEGWRGFLDLLKRHRPLQPLNGVLVAIPAPDFADRAKMAGHAEHIRARLSEIATTLGQDLPVYLLITKADLLAGFREYFARNTDAESDQVFGSTAPGSGSGDAAVLEGFDGLVTSVSGRVVDRMQNEAQLPLRGQIAAFPAQLASLRKPIADLLAALGQKTRFEGAARVRGIYLTSGTQTGNPVDRILMTVGVPATAAAHAVGKGRSYFLKRLFSDLIFPEQGLAGRNLAAGKRQRTAYVGGLAAGVAALVAAIGLWGWGYARNRALINSVYATNSAYAEAAGTARGGSATPPEDLAALDVLGNATAAMGKASDFGLGLGQGGRLEGELRAIYGRDLNRRLTPMLAKLAEDRMAADQAAPAALYDDLKSYLVLGGRGPLTAEHLLSWVQPAWIGRSGESDAEVQAGNVARHTQALLAGSFQPVAVDAARIEQARGVIRAQPAAVRVYGRLKSEAIAKGGAMWSARDNAGPQPEVFFAPGGAFAPGAGVPGLFTRAGYDKTFLPILASGPALLKEEKWVVGDTGGQAAMSPADMGALKRDLERLYFDEFLTRWRAYFAGMQPKPVASLAENIQRLRDGSGPLSPLPPLMRAIAVATDMSRKGPAPAAPGGLAGKLLGAAGVTAGPTVDDPRVNVERAFLPLRMFVGMQPGGGAPAPGTAAPIDGVLTAMGQLADKLNVVSVLPGGGAEGQGSAASLEVRALVAQLDQSGATMPAPAGIWVKSVASDASVALGGARTAQVGAALSANFGEACKQVLARSFPLQPAAQTEIGVADFARFFGPQGSFAKFVSQDLNGYVDTSKPEWVALPNASEIGVAQADVNAFQAAQGVTRAFFAADPQAPRLVYQIEPVALAGAKSVILRVDGQTLSFDGKAAVPATFDWPGAGGANVEFAIEGSTAPEVRTWPGTWAVFRMMKAAAVKTTGTPITGAGSLTQGGARFDFRVRTFGGSNPFVVDPFAKVACPARTTTPPAA; encoded by the coding sequence ATGACCAGCCTGAAATCCCTCGCCGCGAACCGCTGGTTCTGGCGCGTCCTCGGCGCGCTGGTGCTGGGGCTGCTGATCTGGTTCGTCGGTCCGCTGATCGCGATCGGCGGGTGGATGCCGCTCGGCTGGTGGCCGGTCACTCTGTTCTTCGCGCTGCTGCCGGTGGTGCTGGTCGGCTTCTTCTGGTGGTGGGGCAGGCGGCAGGCGGCGAGGAAGAACGCGCAGCTCGTCGATGCGCTGGCACCGCCGCCCGCCGGCGACCGGCCGGAGCTGGAGGCGAAGCTGAGCGAGGCGCTGGGCATGCTGCGCGCCACCAAGGTCGGCAAGCGCGGCGCCTATCTCTACCAGCTGCCCTGGTACGCGATCATCGGCCCATCCGGCGCGGGCAAGACGACGGCGCTGCTGAACTCCGGCCTGGGCTTCCCCACGGCGGTGGCCGGCGAGTATCGCGCGCTGCGCGGCCAGCCGAACACGCCCAATTGCGACTGGTGGTTCACCGACGAGGCGGTGCTGATCGATACCGCCGGCCGCTACGTGACGCAGGAGGCCGGATCGCAGGATGCGGAAGGGTGGCGCGGCTTCCTCGATCTGCTGAAGCGGCATCGGCCGTTGCAGCCGCTGAACGGCGTGCTCGTCGCCATCCCCGCGCCCGACTTCGCCGATCGCGCGAAGATGGCGGGGCATGCCGAGCATATCCGCGCGCGGCTGAGCGAGATCGCGACCACCCTGGGGCAGGATCTGCCCGTCTACCTGCTGATCACCAAGGCCGATCTGCTGGCCGGCTTCCGCGAATATTTCGCCCGCAACACCGATGCAGAGTCCGATCAGGTGTTCGGATCGACGGCGCCCGGCAGCGGCAGCGGCGACGCCGCCGTGCTGGAAGGCTTCGACGGTCTCGTCACGAGCGTGTCCGGCCGGGTCGTCGATCGCATGCAGAACGAGGCGCAGCTGCCGCTGCGGGGGCAGATCGCGGCCTTTCCGGCGCAGCTCGCCTCGCTGCGCAAGCCGATCGCCGATCTGCTCGCGGCGCTTGGCCAGAAGACGCGGTTCGAGGGCGCGGCGCGGGTGCGCGGCATCTATCTCACCTCCGGCACGCAGACCGGCAATCCGGTGGACCGCATCCTGATGACGGTGGGCGTGCCCGCCACCGCCGCGGCACACGCGGTAGGCAAGGGGCGCAGCTACTTCCTGAAGCGGCTGTTCTCGGACCTGATCTTTCCCGAGCAGGGGCTGGCCGGGCGCAACCTCGCGGCAGGCAAGCGGCAGCGGACGGCCTATGTCGGCGGGCTGGCGGCGGGCGTGGCCGCGCTGGTGGCGGCGATCGGGCTGTGGGGCTGGGGCTATGCCCGCAACCGCGCGCTGATCAACAGCGTCTATGCGACGAACTCGGCCTATGCGGAGGCCGCCGGCACCGCGCGCGGCGGCAGTGCGACGCCGCCGGAGGATCTCGCCGCGCTGGACGTACTGGGCAACGCCACCGCCGCCATGGGCAAGGCGAGCGACTTCGGCCTTGGCCTTGGGCAAGGCGGCCGGCTGGAGGGCGAGCTGCGGGCGATCTACGGCCGCGACCTGAACCGCCGGCTCACGCCGATGCTCGCCAAGCTCGCCGAGGATCGCATGGCGGCCGATCAGGCGGCGCCGGCGGCACTGTACGACGATCTCAAGAGCTATCTCGTGCTCGGCGGGCGCGGGCCGCTGACGGCGGAGCACCTGCTGTCTTGGGTGCAGCCAGCGTGGATCGGCCGATCCGGCGAGAGCGATGCCGAGGTGCAGGCGGGCAATGTCGCGCGGCACACGCAGGCGTTGCTGGCTGGCAGCTTCCAGCCGGTGGCGGTGGATGCGGCGCGGATCGAGCAGGCGCGCGGCGTGATCCGCGCGCAGCCGGCGGCGGTGCGGGTGTATGGCCGCCTGAAGAGCGAGGCGATCGCCAAGGGCGGCGCGATGTGGAGCGCGCGCGACAATGCCGGGCCGCAGCCGGAGGTGTTCTTCGCCCCCGGGGGCGCCTTCGCGCCCGGCGCCGGCGTGCCCGGCCTGTTCACCCGAGCCGGCTACGACAAGACCTTCCTGCCGATCCTGGCCAGCGGCCCGGCGCTGCTGAAGGAGGAAAAATGGGTCGTCGGCGATACCGGCGGCCAGGCGGCGATGAGCCCGGCCGACATGGGCGCGCTGAAGCGCGACCTGGAGCGGCTGTACTTCGACGAGTTCCTGACGCGGTGGCGCGCTTATTTCGCCGGCATGCAGCCGAAGCCGGTCGCCTCGCTGGCGGAGAACATCCAGCGCCTGCGCGATGGCAGCGGTCCGCTGTCGCCGCTGCCGCCGCTGATGCGGGCGATCGCCGTGGCGACGGACATGAGCCGCAAGGGGCCGGCGCCCGCCGCCCCCGGCGGTCTGGCCGGCAAGCTGCTGGGCGCGGCGGGCGTGACCGCCGGGCCGACGGTGGACGATCCGCGCGTGAACGTGGAGCGCGCCTTCCTGCCGCTGCGCATGTTCGTGGGGATGCAGCCGGGCGGCGGCGCGCCCGCCCCGGGCACGGCCGCGCCGATCGACGGCGTGCTGACGGCGATGGGCCAGCTGGCCGACAAGCTGAACGTCGTCTCCGTGCTGCCGGGCGGCGGCGCCGAGGGCCAGGGATCGGCCGCGAGCCTGGAGGTGCGCGCGCTGGTGGCCCAGCTGGACCAGAGCGGCGCGACCATGCCCGCTCCCGCCGGCATCTGGGTAAAATCGGTGGCGAGCGACGCCTCCGTCGCCTTAGGCGGCGCACGGACCGCGCAGGTGGGGGCGGCGCTGAGCGCCAATTTCGGCGAGGCGTGCAAGCAGGTGCTGGCGCGATCCTTTCCGCTGCAGCCGGCCGCGCAGACGGAGATCGGCGTGGCCGACTTCGCCCGCTTCTTCGGCCCGCAGGGATCGTTCGCCAAGTTCGTCTCGCAGGATCTGAACGGCTATGTCGACACCAGCAAGCCGGAGTGGGTGGCGCTGCCGAACGCGTCCGAGATCGGCGTGGCGCAGGCGGACGTGAACGCCTTTCAGGCGGCGCAGGGCGTGACCCGCGCCTTCTTCGCCGCCGATCCGCAGGCGCCGCGGCTCGTCTACCAGATCGAGCCGGTGGCGCTGGCGGGCGCCAAGTCCGTGATCCTGCGGGTCGACGGGCAGACGCTGAGCTTCGACGGCAAGGCCGCTGTGCCCGCCACCTTCGACTGGCCGGGCGCGGGCGGCGCCAACGTGGAGTTCGCGATCGAGGGCAGCACCGCGCCGGAGGTGCGGACCTGGCCCGGCACCTGGGCGGTGTTCCGCATGATGAAGGCGGCGGCGGTGAAGACGACCGGCACGCCGATCACCGGCGCGGGCAGCCTGACGCAGGGGGGCGCCCGCTTCGACTTCCGCGTGCGCACCTTCGGCGGCAGCAACCCGTTCGTCGTCGATCCGTTCGCCAAGGTGGCCTGCCCCGCGCGCACCACCACGCCGCCCGCGGCATGA
- the icmH gene encoding type IVB secretion system protein IcmH/DotU: protein MSDEPGNPKPPTERTIIRPGRAAGAATGGFPPAGGPPPGTPAEAERTVISPGRAPPGFPPPPAQSQAYAAAPPPPAAASGGPARIDFADAEPDLYGPEPLVAAAGRLIHLASRLRAMPIGPDLPQLRQLVIRELDAFRPRAQALGLDPKTVQLAHYILCAFMDDAVMSTPWGANSPWSQHSLLAAYHNDVQGGERLFEFAERMEQDPKREPRLMELLYQCLSLGFEGRMAVDPRGASLLQQRRARLAAAIGGVNPAPAAELSPQWRGTTAAAGAFEPKVPLWAILAGLGLIALVIFSALLFRLSSQSSAAVAALNQTVGTAQIVSPPPTPETKTATFDRISSILAPDVASGRLAVLREGQEIVLRLVNQGLFESAQAEPASAWSDTFGRLAQAANLTKGPIRIEGHTDNQQIRSLQFPSNLDLSVARARAVGAKLGGAGLADSSRISTSGLGDAQPIGDNASPDGRRQNRRVEIHVANDVAWQ, encoded by the coding sequence ATGAGCGACGAGCCCGGCAATCCCAAGCCGCCGACCGAGCGGACGATCATCCGCCCGGGCCGTGCCGCCGGCGCCGCGACCGGCGGCTTTCCGCCCGCCGGCGGGCCGCCGCCGGGCACGCCGGCGGAGGCCGAGCGGACGGTGATCTCGCCCGGCCGCGCGCCGCCGGGTTTCCCGCCGCCGCCCGCGCAGAGCCAGGCCTACGCGGCGGCGCCGCCTCCTCCCGCCGCCGCCAGCGGTGGCCCGGCGCGGATCGACTTCGCCGATGCCGAGCCCGATCTGTACGGCCCGGAACCGCTGGTCGCCGCCGCCGGCCGGCTGATCCACCTGGCGAGCCGGCTGCGGGCGATGCCGATCGGGCCGGACCTGCCGCAGCTGCGCCAGCTGGTGATCCGCGAGCTGGATGCCTTCCGCCCGCGCGCGCAAGCGCTGGGGCTCGACCCCAAGACGGTGCAGCTCGCCCACTACATCCTCTGCGCGTTCATGGACGATGCGGTGATGTCGACGCCGTGGGGCGCCAACAGCCCGTGGTCGCAGCACAGCCTGCTGGCCGCCTACCATAACGACGTGCAGGGCGGCGAGCGGCTGTTCGAGTTCGCCGAGCGGATGGAGCAGGATCCGAAGCGCGAGCCGCGCCTGATGGAGCTGCTTTACCAGTGTCTGTCGCTGGGGTTCGAAGGGCGGATGGCGGTGGATCCGCGCGGCGCCTCGCTGCTGCAACAGCGACGGGCGCGGCTGGCGGCGGCGATCGGCGGGGTGAACCCGGCGCCGGCGGCCGAACTCTCGCCGCAGTGGCGCGGCACGACGGCGGCGGCCGGCGCGTTCGAGCCGAAGGTGCCGCTCTGGGCGATCCTGGCCGGGCTCGGCCTGATCGCGCTGGTGATCTTCTCGGCCCTGCTGTTCCGCCTGAGCAGCCAGTCGAGCGCGGCCGTCGCGGCGCTGAACCAGACGGTCGGCACCGCGCAGATCGTGTCGCCGCCGCCCACGCCCGAGACGAAGACGGCGACGTTCGACCGGATCAGCAGCATCCTGGCGCCCGATGTCGCCTCCGGCCGGCTGGCGGTCCTCCGCGAGGGGCAGGAGATCGTGCTGCGGCTGGTGAACCAGGGCCTGTTCGAGAGCGCGCAGGCCGAGCCCGCCTCCGCCTGGAGCGACACGTTCGGCCGGCTGGCGCAGGCGGCGAACCTGACGAAGGGGCCGATCCGCATCGAAGGCCATACCGACAACCAGCAGATCCGCTCGCTGCAATTCCCCTCCAACCTCGATCTGTCGGTCGCGCGGGCGCGGGCGGTGGGCGCCAAGCTGGGCGGCGCCGGGCTGGCGGACTCGTCGCGGATCAGCACGAGCGGCCTCGGCGACGCGCAGCCGATCGGCGACAACGCCTCGCCCGACGGGCGGCGGCAGAACCGGCGCGTGGAGATACACGTCGCCAACGACGTGGCGTGGCAGTGA
- the tssK gene encoding type VI secretion system baseplate subunit TssK codes for MTWENKPVWSEGMFLRPQHFQQYERFATAQLEARVAPLVSHGWGIAALRIDEGLLKTGKIALTRCAGVFDDGTPFRVPDETSAPLPLEVTRDLRDATIHLCVPAARAGTADVALDAAARAETRFLSHEFEAADSVYGAASRVPLNVGRLQLSLRHEGEGLDGYATIPLARVVERRADDSVVLDDGFIPTVLATAASPTLTGFLSELEGLLHQRGEAIAGRLGTPGAKGIADTTDFMMLLVVNRAEAMVKHLAGLPTVHPADFYGALAMLSAELATMTASDNRPTFAPVYSHRDLRLCFDMVMGELRRSLNVVFEQNAVAIPLEMRAYGIRVGQISDRSLFTGASFVLQARAAVDTETLRANLPRRAKLGSVEHIRDLVMRQLPGIDIHPLPAEPRQIPFRANSVYFSINTRHEQWQAVRTSGAVALHIAGDIPNLDLEMWAIRGQQ; via the coding sequence GTGACCTGGGAGAACAAGCCGGTCTGGTCCGAGGGCATGTTCCTGCGGCCGCAGCATTTCCAGCAATATGAGCGGTTCGCCACGGCCCAGCTGGAAGCGCGGGTGGCGCCGCTCGTCTCCCACGGCTGGGGCATCGCCGCGCTGCGGATCGACGAGGGGCTGCTGAAGACCGGCAAGATCGCGCTCACCCGCTGCGCCGGCGTGTTCGACGACGGCACGCCTTTCCGCGTGCCGGACGAGACCTCCGCGCCGCTGCCGCTGGAGGTGACGCGCGACCTGCGCGACGCGACGATCCACCTCTGCGTGCCGGCCGCCCGCGCCGGCACCGCAGACGTTGCGCTGGACGCGGCGGCACGGGCCGAGACGCGCTTCCTCAGCCACGAGTTCGAGGCGGCCGACTCGGTCTACGGCGCCGCCTCGCGCGTGCCGCTGAACGTCGGCCGGCTGCAATTGTCGCTGCGCCACGAGGGCGAGGGGCTGGACGGCTATGCGACCATCCCGCTCGCCCGCGTGGTGGAGCGGCGGGCCGACGATTCCGTGGTGCTGGACGATGGCTTCATCCCCACCGTGCTGGCGACGGCGGCGAGCCCGACGCTGACCGGCTTCCTCTCCGAACTGGAGGGCCTGCTGCACCAGCGCGGCGAGGCCATCGCCGGGCGGCTCGGCACGCCGGGGGCGAAGGGCATCGCCGACACGACCGACTTCATGATGCTGCTGGTGGTGAACCGCGCGGAGGCGATGGTGAAGCACCTCGCCGGGCTGCCGACCGTACACCCCGCCGACTTCTACGGCGCGCTGGCGATGCTCTCCGCCGAGCTGGCGACGATGACGGCAAGCGATAACCGGCCCACCTTCGCGCCGGTCTACTCCCACCGCGACCTGCGGCTGTGCTTCGACATGGTGATGGGCGAGCTGCGCCGATCGCTGAACGTGGTGTTCGAGCAGAATGCCGTCGCGATCCCGCTGGAGATGCGCGCCTACGGCATCCGCGTGGGCCAGATCAGCGATCGCTCGCTGTTCACCGGCGCCTCCTTCGTGCTGCAGGCGCGGGCGGCGGTGGATACGGAGACGCTGCGCGCCAACCTGCCGCGCCGCGCCAAGCTCGGCTCGGTCGAGCATATCCGCGATCTGGTGATGCGGCAGCTGCCGGGCATCGACATCCACCCGCTGCCTGCCGAGCCGCGGCAGATACCGTTCCGCGCCAATTCCGTGTATTTCAGCATCAACACGCGCCACGAACAGTGGCAGGCGGTGCGCACCTCGGGCGCGGTGGCGCTGCATATCGCAGGCGACATTCCCAATCTCGATCTCGAGATGTGGGCCATCAGGGGTCAGCAATGA